The uncultured Fibrobacter sp. genome contains a region encoding:
- a CDS encoding LptF/LptG family permease — MKFSRYMMWNFLKMFLLVLLGAILMFAVIDFVGNIKTWLARDTKDAIDYYVSYLPYMIYLISPVALFIAVLASIGNMTRHLEMSAMQSSGQAPFKTLIPIFVFGVIVSIASYEMSELWLPDANHKRLETMETNAQKKKNPRIKEKRDFTFIDSEHASWFFRHYSGKGRFGRDVVLLLREDGRLVERYDAKLVRWIEEPPKDSLDSIARLSSIDPPPGCWQFERGHRREFHKDGTVNVFPIHREKVCDKITTHPGDLINERQTADEMDSKMVMARINVLRRSGEDTRAMETALQFKRSAHWMNLIVLLIGAALCHRYSRSGGLSQKFGVGLLIVFSYYILERIGLKMGENGALSPFWAAWISHFVYGGVSVVMLYRSFRL; from the coding sequence ATGAAATTCTCCCGGTACATGATGTGGAACTTCTTGAAGATGTTCCTGCTGGTGCTCTTGGGCGCAATCCTGATGTTTGCGGTCATTGACTTTGTGGGTAACATCAAGACTTGGCTTGCCCGCGACACCAAGGATGCAATCGATTACTATGTAAGCTACCTGCCTTACATGATTTACTTGATTTCGCCGGTGGCCCTGTTTATTGCGGTCCTTGCCTCGATCGGTAACATGACTCGCCACCTTGAAATGAGCGCCATGCAAAGCTCTGGCCAGGCTCCGTTCAAGACTTTGATTCCGATTTTTGTGTTCGGCGTGATAGTGTCTATTGCCTCTTATGAAATGAGCGAACTCTGGCTCCCTGACGCCAACCACAAGCGTCTAGAGACCATGGAAACGAACGCCCAGAAAAAGAAGAACCCGCGCATCAAGGAAAAGCGAGACTTTACTTTTATCGATAGCGAACACGCGAGCTGGTTCTTTAGGCATTATTCCGGCAAGGGCCGCTTTGGTCGCGACGTGGTTTTGCTCCTTCGCGAAGATGGCCGACTGGTAGAACGCTACGATGCCAAACTGGTCCGCTGGATTGAAGAGCCGCCCAAGGATTCGCTCGATTCTATAGCAAGGCTTTCTAGCATTGACCCGCCGCCGGGCTGCTGGCAGTTTGAACGCGGGCACCGCCGAGAATTCCATAAAGACGGTACGGTGAACGTGTTCCCGATTCATCGTGAAAAAGTCTGTGACAAGATTACGACTCATCCGGGCGACTTGATTAACGAACGCCAGACCGCCGACGAAATGGATTCCAAGATGGTCATGGCTAGAATCAATGTGCTGCGCCGTTCGGGTGAAGACACGCGCGCCATGGAAACCGCACTCCAGTTTAAACGTTCTGCCCATTGGATGAATTTGATTGTACTACTCATCGGTGCAGCTCTTTGCCACCGCTATAGTCGTTCTGGGGGCCTTTCCCAGAAGTTCGGGGTTGGCCTCTTGATAGTTTTTAGCTATTATATTCTTGAAAGAATTGGCTTAAAGATGGGAGAAAATGGTGCGCTTTCGCCTTTTTGGGCGGCATGGATTAGCCACTTTGTATATGGCGGCGTCTCGGTCGTAATGCTGTACCGTTCCTTCCGTTTATAG